A window of the Sabethes cyaneus chromosome 1, idSabCyanKW18_F2, whole genome shotgun sequence genome harbors these coding sequences:
- the LOC128733519 gene encoding uncharacterized protein LOC128733519 gives LFLQILLLVNIFCLAKFVKSYGVTEHRVDYIRTVDGHEYDYHYHDGTAPRFEKSKLLYLQQQHQRQQELLLGKRPYKQPSSNKYFGAGFEQLLTHRKFTPAGTPSTYSSFKQQNSIPIFESHEKVGIRTYPNHAEDDSSDYDDHNDRRRPAHSSLTKNFIHHSSGSNRRPAVHQYNRFESPPSESVSETESESQEYIKAPAASAKPFTSHSSSAGGINNNFPLNIPNVYYIPSGYTYFNSHTSPPKDKLAQILYLSPTPAPTTRRPYVAPSLTSTTPYNKFFTQKRPTKVPRRPYIAPILTTTRRPYVAPSVTKPTPVSRGTTAKPAQSGSQNPKHQQLFNGASRFRYTTSKPVQTTSEKSKPSDKYEPEFDIDIRIDLSPDSS, from the exons ttatttttgcagattttgttactggta AACATATTTTGCCTGGCAAAGTTTGTCAAATCCTATGGCGTTACGGAGCATCGTGTAGACTACATCAGAACAGTTGACGGTCATGAATACGATTATCA TTACCACGACGGTACAGCGCCACGATTTGAAAAGAGCAAACTTCTCTACCTTCAGCAGCAACACCAACGGCAGCAGGAACTGCTTCTGGGCAAACGGCCCTACAAGCAGCCTTCAAGCAATAAGTACTTCGGTGCGGGATTTGAGCAGCTTCTCACGCACCGGAAGTTTACGCCTGCCGGCACACCTTCTACTTATTCTAGCTTCAAACAACAGAACTCAATCCCTATATTTGAAAGTCACGAAAAGGTTGGTATACGTACTTATCCAAACCACGCTGAGGACGATAGTAGTGACTATGACGATCACAACGACAGGCGAAGGCCCGCACATTCTTCGCTGACCAAAAACTTCATTCATCATTCGTCGGGATCAAACCGGAGACCAGCAGTTCATCAGTACAATAGATTCGAGAGTCCACCATCCGAATCTGTCTCAGAGACAGAATCAGAATCTCAGGAGTATATCAAAGCACCAGCTGCTTCAGCAAAGCCCTTTACTAGTCATTCGTCTTCGGCAGGCGGCATTAACAACAATTTTCCACTGAACATACCGAACGTCTATTACATTCCGAGTGGATACACGTATTTCAACTCCCACACATCGCCCCCAAAGGACAAGCTCGCTCAAATACTGTACCTATCCCCGACGCCAGCACCCACAACTCGCCGACCATATGTTGCACCATCACTGACATCTACCACCCCGTACAACAAGTTTTTTACCCAGAAAAGACCAACTAAGGTGCCCCGAAGACCTTACATCGCACCGATATTGACCACCACGAGACGACCGTACGTTGCACCTTCGGTGACAAAGCCGACACCGGTGAGCAGGGGTACGACAGCTAAACCGGCTCAGTCCGGCAGTCAGAATCCAAAACACCAGCAGCTCTTCAATGGAGCCAGCCGGTTCCGCTACACGACCAGCAAACCCGTGCAGACCACAAGCGAAAAGTCAAAACCTAGCGATAAGTACGAGCCAGAATTCGACATTGACATCCGGATCGATCTGTCGCCGGATTCGTCCTAA